Proteins encoded in a region of the Bradyrhizobium sp. CB3481 genome:
- a CDS encoding tetratricopeptide repeat protein — protein sequence MICSQAAFATGAEPVKDLRIDPAPCLAASLAPDHDKTVNLCSALIDNAKTEKADRIKALIARATAYERKDMIDRAISDYDGALRLDSAQADVHNARGELLRRKGDLPKAVADFAAAIKLNPDHAAARANHRALAQEAERQGALKAVAGKPSFNCATARRKVEKAICANPELADLDREVQGSYQRAVAEKMTPQQARKLRREQEEYISRRNREYGRPGYDLKKAMLERLQQINGIDGH from the coding sequence ATGATCTGCAGCCAAGCTGCATTTGCGACCGGCGCCGAGCCGGTCAAGGATCTGCGCATCGATCCCGCGCCCTGTCTTGCCGCCTCGCTTGCGCCGGACCACGACAAGACCGTGAATCTCTGCAGCGCACTGATCGACAACGCCAAGACCGAGAAGGCAGATCGCATCAAGGCGCTGATCGCGCGCGCCACCGCCTATGAGCGCAAGGACATGATCGACCGCGCGATATCAGATTATGACGGTGCGCTGCGGCTCGATTCCGCGCAGGCCGATGTTCACAACGCGCGCGGCGAGCTGTTGCGCCGGAAGGGCGATCTGCCCAAGGCGGTGGCGGATTTTGCCGCGGCGATCAAGTTGAATCCCGATCATGCCGCCGCACGGGCCAACCATCGCGCACTGGCGCAGGAGGCGGAGCGGCAGGGCGCCTTGAAGGCGGTCGCCGGCAAGCCGAGCTTCAATTGCGCCACCGCCCGCCGCAAGGTGGAGAAGGCGATCTGCGCCAATCCCGAACTCGCCGATCTCGATCGCGAGGTGCAGGGCTCCTATCAGCGGGCGGTCGCCGAAAAAATGACCCCACAGCAGGCGCGCAAGCTACGGCGAGAGCAGGAGGAATACATCTCCCGCCGCAACAGGGAATACGGCCGGCCCGGCTATGATCTGAAAAAGGCGATGCTGGAGCGCCTGCAACAGATTAACGGGATCGATGGGCACTAG
- a CDS encoding sodium:proton antiporter: MLAFEWIIGLLLGAVLLSALARQLNVPYPTFLALGGMLLAFVPSGPRWMLEPELALALFVAPVLLDAAFDTSLRDLRNNWLPVATLVLVAVGLTTTSVAVLAHWLVPDMPWAAAVALGAIVAPPDAAAATAILRQVNLPYRLLKILEGESLLNDASALLIYRVAVGIATAHHLRLSEFAPSLGLALVGSLLAGYLCARLWLPLTHRITEAPSAIIVQFAGTFTIWIVAEHLGLSGILTIVAYAITLARTAPAQMPARLRVPTYAVWETVVFVLNVLAFVLIGLQLRPIWERLDDPVRWKYCLVAGAVLGIVILTRIVWVMFYGVVLRFVIAHGLLRTKPPTTAPTVRGGIVVSWCGMRGIVTLAAAFALPESFPYRDLMLLTAFTVVLGSLVIQGLTLRPLIIALRLKDDDPVKAEVAHGRAVAYRAALEEIDGDPSEEAELLRLEYRALLLRAGDDGGVASGELPADPLRRRAIRAARQSILTLRESEAIGDDAFHQLEEELDWAEMSARG; the protein is encoded by the coding sequence TTGCTAGCATTCGAATGGATCATCGGGCTGCTGCTCGGCGCGGTGCTGCTCTCCGCGCTGGCACGGCAGCTCAACGTGCCCTACCCGACCTTTCTGGCGCTCGGCGGCATGCTGCTGGCCTTCGTGCCGTCAGGGCCGCGCTGGATGCTGGAGCCCGAGCTGGCGCTGGCGCTGTTCGTGGCGCCGGTGCTGCTGGATGCGGCCTTCGACACCTCGCTGCGCGACCTCCGCAACAACTGGCTGCCGGTCGCCACGCTCGTCCTTGTCGCCGTCGGCCTCACCACCACCTCGGTCGCGGTGCTGGCGCACTGGCTGGTGCCTGATATGCCCTGGGCCGCGGCGGTCGCGCTCGGCGCCATCGTCGCCCCACCCGATGCCGCGGCGGCCACCGCAATCCTGCGCCAGGTCAACCTGCCCTACCGCCTGCTCAAAATTCTCGAGGGCGAGAGCCTGCTCAACGATGCCAGCGCGCTGTTGATCTACCGCGTCGCCGTCGGCATCGCGACAGCCCATCATCTGCGATTGAGCGAGTTTGCGCCCTCGCTCGGCTTGGCGCTGGTCGGAAGCCTGCTGGCCGGCTATCTCTGCGCCCGGCTCTGGCTGCCGCTGACGCACCGGATCACGGAAGCGCCAAGCGCGATCATCGTGCAATTCGCCGGCACGTTTACGATATGGATCGTGGCCGAACATCTCGGGCTATCGGGCATTCTCACCATCGTCGCCTATGCGATCACGCTGGCGCGCACCGCACCGGCGCAAATGCCGGCGCGGCTGCGCGTGCCGACCTATGCGGTGTGGGAGACCGTGGTCTTTGTCCTCAACGTGCTGGCCTTCGTGCTGATCGGCTTGCAGTTGCGCCCCATTTGGGAACGGCTCGATGATCCCGTGCGCTGGAAGTACTGCCTGGTCGCCGGCGCCGTGCTCGGCATTGTCATCCTGACGCGCATCGTCTGGGTGATGTTTTATGGCGTGGTACTGCGGTTCGTGATCGCGCACGGTCTTCTCCGCACCAAGCCGCCGACAACGGCTCCTACCGTTAGAGGAGGCATCGTCGTCTCCTGGTGCGGCATGCGCGGCATCGTTACGCTGGCGGCGGCGTTCGCGCTGCCCGAAAGCTTTCCCTATCGCGACCTGATGCTGCTGACGGCGTTCACGGTGGTGCTGGGATCATTGGTGATCCAAGGCCTCACGCTGCGACCGCTGATCATAGCGCTGCGGCTGAAGGATGATGATCCGGTGAAAGCGGAAGTGGCGCATGGCCGCGCGGTGGCGTACCGGGCGGCGCTGGAGGAGATCGACGGCGATCCATCCGAGGAAGCCGAACTGCTCCGGCTCGAATACCGCGCGCTGCTGCTGCGCGCCGGCGATGACGGCGGCGTTGCCAGCGGCGAACTGCCGGCCGACCCGCTGCGCCGCCGCGCCATTCGCGCCGCCCGGCAATCGATCCTCACCTTGCGGGAATCCGAGGCGATCGGCGACGATGCGTTTCACCAGCTCGAGGAAGAACTGGACTGGGCCGAAATGAGCGCGCGGGGCTGA
- a CDS encoding tripartite tricarboxylate transporter substrate binding protein, with product MSIWLSIVATLLGLSAATAHAQTYPARAITLVIPFAPGGSTSIVGRAIADKMSELLGEKVVVDNRPGAGGTVGTKAVAKSDPDGYTLLLGYTGTLAIGPSLYKNPGYDPRKDFAPIGMIGNAPNSLVVHPSFPAKTVAELIAYAKANPDKVNFGSAGAGTASHITGEYFARTAGIKLVHIPYKGTGPALTDLLGGHIPMAFAPIPASHANVAAGKLRALAVTSVTRSGLLPEVPTMIEAGLAGFDASLYYGLVAPAGTPRPIVDKLNKALRDALASDEVKKQLGNDGTEITPGTPEDYAEFIDKDEKKWSQLVKASGVEQE from the coding sequence ATGTCCATTTGGCTTAGTATCGTCGCCACACTGCTCGGCCTGAGCGCAGCAACGGCACACGCCCAAACCTATCCGGCCCGCGCCATCACCCTGGTCATTCCATTCGCGCCGGGCGGCAGCACCTCGATCGTCGGCCGCGCTATCGCCGACAAGATGAGCGAGTTGCTTGGCGAGAAGGTCGTGGTCGATAATCGCCCCGGTGCCGGGGGCACCGTCGGCACCAAGGCGGTCGCGAAGAGCGACCCCGATGGCTACACACTGCTATTGGGCTACACCGGCACGCTGGCGATCGGTCCGTCGCTCTACAAGAATCCCGGCTATGACCCACGCAAGGATTTCGCGCCGATCGGCATGATCGGCAACGCGCCGAACTCGCTAGTGGTGCATCCCTCGTTCCCGGCCAAGACCGTTGCCGAATTGATCGCGTACGCCAAGGCCAATCCCGACAAGGTCAATTTCGGCTCGGCCGGCGCCGGCACCGCGAGCCACATCACCGGCGAATATTTCGCACGCACCGCCGGCATCAAGCTCGTGCATATTCCCTACAAGGGCACCGGCCCGGCGCTGACCGATCTGCTCGGCGGCCATATCCCGATGGCGTTCGCGCCGATCCCGGCCTCGCATGCCAATGTCGCGGCCGGCAAATTGCGCGCACTCGCGGTCACCAGCGTCACCCGTTCGGGCCTGTTGCCGGAGGTGCCGACGATGATCGAGGCGGGCCTCGCCGGCTTCGACGCCTCGCTCTATTACGGGCTGGTCGCGCCGGCCGGCACGCCGCGGCCGATCGTCGACAAGCTCAACAAGGCACTGCGCGACGCGCTCGCCAGCGACGAAGTGAAGAAGCAGCTCGGCAATGACGGTACCGAGATCACGCCCGGCACGCCGGAAGATTACGCCGAATTCATCGACAAGGATGAGAAGAAGTGGTCGCAGCTGGTCAAAGCCAGCGGCGTCGAGCAGGAGTGA
- a CDS encoding TRAP transporter fused permease subunit → MAQDKTTPPNDEVVAVSDEALQKAEAFVEAEEGAANRLMGWAGKISTTIAVVMSLFHLYAAYAIVPTQELRYTHVAFTLVLSFLLFPLATRFRNRVRWWDIVPGIVAVATIVYALWGGEDFTDRATTPDQWDVIVGIVFIVLLLEATRRTTGAIMPVVSLLFIAYAMLGPYLPAPWTHRGYDLARLVGHLFITLEGIFGVAVDVSATLIILFTIYGAFLQHSGAGKFFIDFSLALMGGKPNGAGRTVVLSSFLLGGPSGSGVATTVMIGTVAYPMMAKAGFERNAAGGLLAAGGLGAILSPPVLGAAAFLIAEFLKISYLDVIWMATIPTCLYYMSLLFMVELDAKKFGAKDVTFKPELSLGEMTKRYGFHFISLLAVVVFMVIGYSPTLSVFYAICVTFALSFLRKETALMPAKLVKALADGSIGALNAAATCACAGIVVGVVTLTGLGLKFSSIVISYAGGSLLLTAIYTSLIVWIIGLAVPVTASYIICAVIAAPALIKLGVPDYAAHMFIFYYAVLSEVSPPTALSPFAAAAITGGDPYRTTLQSWKYTLPAFLVPFVFVLDPQGPGLLLSIPKGGSWIDIVEITIKTTFGLLALAAFAQNWALRQNTAVERGLLLLSGLLLVFPSLIEAIVEGIIGRDISYTYVPGLIIGLGVVLWQARTRSPTRPALTT, encoded by the coding sequence ATGGCTCAAGACAAGACAACGCCGCCCAATGACGAGGTCGTCGCGGTTTCCGACGAAGCATTGCAAAAAGCGGAAGCCTTCGTCGAGGCGGAAGAAGGCGCGGCCAACCGCCTGATGGGGTGGGCAGGAAAGATTTCGACCACGATTGCCGTGGTCATGAGCCTGTTTCACCTCTACGCGGCCTATGCCATCGTTCCGACCCAGGAACTTCGCTACACCCACGTCGCCTTCACGCTGGTCCTGAGCTTCCTGCTGTTTCCGCTGGCGACACGTTTTCGCAACCGCGTGCGCTGGTGGGACATCGTGCCCGGCATTGTGGCGGTCGCGACCATCGTCTACGCGCTGTGGGGCGGCGAGGATTTCACCGACCGTGCCACTACGCCTGATCAGTGGGACGTGATCGTCGGCATCGTCTTCATCGTGCTGCTGCTGGAGGCGACGCGCCGCACCACCGGCGCGATCATGCCCGTGGTGTCGCTATTGTTCATCGCCTATGCGATGCTCGGGCCGTATCTGCCGGCGCCATGGACCCATCGCGGCTACGACCTGGCCCGTCTGGTCGGCCACCTCTTCATCACGCTGGAGGGCATTTTCGGCGTCGCCGTCGACGTGTCGGCAACGCTGATCATCCTGTTCACGATCTATGGCGCGTTCCTGCAGCATTCCGGCGCCGGAAAATTCTTCATCGATTTCTCGTTGGCGCTGATGGGTGGCAAGCCGAACGGCGCCGGCCGCACCGTAGTGCTGTCGTCGTTCCTGCTCGGCGGCCCCTCCGGATCGGGAGTCGCCACCACCGTGATGATCGGCACCGTGGCCTACCCGATGATGGCCAAGGCGGGCTTCGAGCGAAACGCCGCGGGCGGCCTGCTCGCCGCCGGCGGGTTAGGGGCGATCCTGTCGCCGCCGGTGCTCGGCGCCGCCGCGTTCCTGATCGCCGAGTTTCTCAAGATCAGCTATCTCGACGTGATCTGGATGGCGACCATCCCGACCTGTCTCTACTACATGTCGCTGCTGTTCATGGTCGAACTGGACGCCAAGAAGTTCGGCGCCAAGGATGTCACCTTCAAGCCGGAATTGTCGCTCGGCGAAATGACCAAGCGCTACGGCTTCCACTTCATCTCGCTGCTCGCCGTCGTGGTCTTCATGGTGATCGGCTATTCGCCGACGCTGTCGGTGTTCTATGCCATCTGCGTCACGTTCGCGCTGAGTTTCCTGCGCAAGGAGACCGCGCTGATGCCAGCCAAGCTGGTGAAGGCGCTGGCCGACGGCTCGATCGGTGCGCTCAATGCCGCCGCCACCTGCGCCTGCGCCGGCATCGTCGTCGGCGTTGTCACGCTGACCGGCCTGGGGCTAAAATTCTCGTCGATCGTCATCAGCTATGCCGGCGGCAGCCTGCTGCTGACCGCGATCTACACCTCGCTGATCGTCTGGATCATCGGCCTCGCCGTGCCGGTGACCGCTTCCTACATCATCTGCGCCGTCATCGCGGCACCCGCGCTGATCAAATTAGGCGTGCCCGATTACGCCGCGCACATGTTCATCTTCTATTACGCGGTGCTGTCAGAGGTGTCCCCACCGACCGCGCTGTCGCCGTTCGCGGCGGCCGCCATCACCGGCGGCGATCCCTACCGGACCACGCTGCAATCCTGGAAATATACGCTGCCGGCGTTCCTGGTGCCGTTCGTGTTTGTGCTCGACCCGCAAGGCCCCGGCCTCTTGCTGTCGATCCCGAAGGGCGGATCGTGGATCGACATTGTCGAGATCACGATCAAGACCACCTTCGGCCTTTTGGCACTGGCGGCCTTTGCCCAGAACTGGGCGCTGCGACAAAATACAGCGGTCGAACGCGGCCTGCTTCTGCTATCCGGGTTGCTGCTGGTGTTCCCAAGCCTGATCGAGGCGATCGTCGAAGGGATCATCGGGCGCGATATCAGCTACACCTATGTACCGGGCCTGATCATCGGCCTCGGCGTGGTGCTGTGGCAGGCAAGAACACGGTCGCCCACGCGGCCGGCTCTAACAACATAA
- a CDS encoding PilZ domain-containing protein codes for MDEHRTAPRRRFLKAGKMSFGGGAIDCTVRNLSETGAALEVSSPVGVPEHFTLLIEADHIHVPCRVVWRKDTRIGVHFDL; via the coding sequence GTGGACGAGCACAGAACAGCACCACGGCGTCGGTTTTTGAAGGCGGGCAAGATGTCGTTCGGCGGCGGCGCGATCGATTGCACGGTGCGCAACCTTTCCGAAACCGGCGCTGCGCTCGAAGTCAGCTCTCCCGTCGGCGTTCCCGAGCACTTCACGCTGCTGATCGAGGCCGACCACATCCACGTGCCATGCCGCGTCGTCTGGCGGAAGGACACGCGGATCGGGGTTCATTTCGACCTCTGA
- a CDS encoding glucose 1-dehydrogenase: protein MERLKGKTAMVVGAGSIGPGWGNGKATAVTFAREGAQVFCVDRNAAAAQETVDIITGEGGKASAFTADVSREAEVEAMVAACLKAYGRIDVLDNNVGIAEMGSVVEVTEAEWDRVFAVNLKSAYFAMKHVIPIMQKQGGGSIINISSIASIRHVGISYVTYGASKAAMNQMTRTTAVQFAKDHVRVNCILPGLMKTPMVAHSAGLAASYSGGDVEAMWRARDAQVPMGHMGDAWDVANAALFLASDESRYITGIELAVDGGITVKSA from the coding sequence ATGGAACGGCTCAAGGGCAAGACGGCGATGGTTGTGGGCGCGGGCTCGATCGGCCCCGGGTGGGGTAACGGCAAGGCGACCGCCGTAACCTTCGCGCGCGAGGGCGCGCAGGTATTTTGCGTCGACCGCAACGCTGCCGCGGCGCAAGAGACCGTCGATATCATCACCGGGGAGGGAGGCAAGGCGAGCGCCTTCACCGCCGACGTCTCGCGCGAGGCCGAGGTCGAGGCGATGGTGGCGGCCTGCCTGAAGGCCTATGGCCGCATCGACGTGCTCGACAACAATGTCGGCATCGCTGAGATGGGCAGCGTCGTCGAGGTGACCGAGGCGGAATGGGACCGCGTGTTCGCGGTCAATCTGAAGAGCGCCTATTTCGCCATGAAGCATGTCATCCCGATCATGCAGAAGCAGGGCGGCGGCTCGATCATCAACATCTCCTCGATCGCCTCGATCCGCCATGTCGGCATTTCCTACGTCACCTATGGTGCCTCGAAGGCGGCGATGAACCAGATGACGCGCACCACCGCCGTGCAGTTCGCGAAAGACCATGTCCGCGTCAACTGCATCCTGCCCGGCCTGATGAAGACGCCGATGGTCGCGCATTCGGCGGGGCTGGCGGCCAGCTATTCCGGCGGCGACGTCGAGGCGATGTGGCGGGCGCGCGACGCGCAGGTGCCGATGGGGCACATGGGCGATGCCTGGGACGTCGCCAATGCCGCGCTGTTTCTCGCTTCCGATGAATCCCGCTACATCACCGGCATCGAGCTGGCGGTCGACGGCGGGATCACCGTGAAGTCGGCCTAG
- a CDS encoding aldo/keto reductase, with the protein MQYRQLGRSGLKISPICLGTMMFGGPTDEATSSRIIAKAREAGINFIDTADAYNGGQSEQVVGRAISNQRTGWILATKLANQIGDDPNRGGLSRRWVMQAAEESLTRLGTDVIDVYYLHKEDHATPLEETVRAMGDLMRQGKIRYFGVSNYRAWRVAEICNICDNNGIDRPIVSQPYYNAMNRMPEVEHFPACGYYGLGIVPYSPLARGVLTGKYAPDAAPDKETRAGRADKRMMQTEWRPESLKLAQEIKRHAEARGITAGQFAVSWVLNSSFVSGVIAGPRTEAQWDDYIRALDYRFTAEDEALVDRLVVSGHPSTPGFNDPAYPIEGRRARTGRAGR; encoded by the coding sequence ATGCAATACCGCCAACTCGGCCGCAGCGGCCTGAAGATTTCGCCGATCTGTCTGGGCACCATGATGTTCGGCGGCCCCACCGACGAAGCCACTTCCTCGCGCATCATCGCGAAGGCGCGCGAGGCCGGCATCAACTTCATCGATACCGCCGACGCCTATAATGGCGGCCAGTCCGAGCAGGTGGTCGGCCGCGCGATCTCGAACCAGCGCACGGGCTGGATCCTCGCCACAAAGCTCGCCAACCAGATCGGCGACGATCCCAATCGCGGCGGGCTGTCGCGGCGCTGGGTGATGCAGGCGGCGGAGGAGAGTCTGACGCGGCTCGGCACCGACGTCATCGATGTCTACTATCTGCACAAGGAGGATCACGCGACGCCGCTGGAGGAGACGGTGCGCGCGATGGGCGACCTGATGCGCCAGGGCAAGATCCGCTATTTCGGCGTCTCCAACTACCGCGCCTGGCGCGTCGCCGAGATCTGCAACATCTGCGACAACAACGGCATCGACCGCCCGATCGTCAGCCAGCCCTATTACAACGCGATGAACCGCATGCCCGAGGTCGAGCATTTTCCGGCCTGCGGCTATTACGGCCTCGGCATCGTGCCCTATAGCCCGCTGGCGCGCGGCGTGTTGACCGGCAAGTACGCGCCGGACGCCGCACCGGACAAGGAAACCCGCGCCGGCCGCGCCGACAAGCGGATGATGCAGACCGAATGGCGGCCGGAATCGCTGAAGCTAGCGCAAGAGATCAAGCGGCACGCCGAGGCCCGCGGCATTACGGCCGGGCAGTTTGCCGTTTCATGGGTGCTGAACTCGTCCTTCGTGAGCGGGGTGATCGCAGGTCCCCGCACGGAAGCGCAATGGGACGATTACATCAGGGCGCTCGACTACCGCTTTACGGCGGAGGACGAGGCGCTGGTCGATCGCCTCGTCGTCAGCGGCCACCCATCGACGCCGGGCTTCAACGACCCGGCCTATCCGATCGAGGGACGGCGCGCGCGGACGGGCAGAGCTGGCCGCTAG
- a CDS encoding TAXI family TRAP transporter solute-binding subunit, with the protein MKKTVAILAMTISAAFAFAGAGHAQQKTMSIGTGGTGGVYYPLGGAVANVLSKNLPNVQATAEVTGGSVDNLKLIGAGKSEMGFTMADAALDALQGQDKFKSGKVPLQALLVVYPNRMHVVTVEGRGINTMADLKGKRVSTGSPGSATEVMAFRVIEAAGLDKDKDMKRERLGVAESVNAVKDGKIDAFFWVGGIPTAAVTDLAATPGIKMKLIDHGDLAEKMNAKYGKLYSPSKIKAGSYPGYDKDNSITEVWNLIVTGDKMSNEDAYTIVKTLVEKKADIVAVHKEAESFSLDNQVQERSPIPFHPGALKYFKEKGIGG; encoded by the coding sequence ATGAAGAAGACCGTAGCCATACTGGCCATGACGATTTCTGCCGCGTTCGCCTTCGCGGGCGCGGGCCATGCGCAGCAGAAGACGATGTCGATCGGCACCGGCGGCACCGGCGGCGTCTATTACCCGCTCGGCGGCGCCGTCGCCAACGTGCTCTCGAAGAACCTTCCCAACGTGCAGGCCACTGCGGAAGTGACCGGCGGCTCGGTCGACAATCTCAAGCTGATCGGCGCGGGGAAGAGCGAGATGGGCTTCACCATGGCCGATGCCGCACTCGACGCTTTGCAAGGGCAGGACAAGTTCAAGAGCGGCAAGGTGCCGCTGCAGGCGTTGCTCGTGGTCTATCCGAACCGCATGCATGTGGTGACGGTGGAAGGCCGCGGCATTAATACCATGGCCGACCTGAAGGGTAAGCGTGTTTCGACGGGATCGCCCGGCAGCGCCACCGAAGTGATGGCGTTCCGCGTCATCGAGGCCGCCGGCCTCGACAAGGACAAGGACATGAAGCGCGAGCGGCTCGGCGTTGCCGAATCCGTCAATGCGGTCAAGGACGGCAAGATCGACGCCTTTTTCTGGGTCGGCGGCATTCCGACCGCAGCGGTCACCGATCTCGCGGCAACCCCTGGCATCAAGATGAAGCTGATCGACCATGGCGATCTGGCCGAGAAGATGAACGCCAAATACGGCAAGCTCTACTCGCCGAGCAAGATCAAGGCTGGCTCCTATCCCGGCTACGACAAGGATAATTCCATCACCGAGGTCTGGAACCTGATCGTCACCGGCGACAAGATGAGCAACGAGGACGCCTACACCATCGTCAAGACGCTGGTGGAGAAGAAGGCCGACATCGTCGCCGTGCACAAGGAAGCCGAGAGTTTTTCGCTCGACAATCAGGTGCAGGAGCGTTCGCCGATTCCGTTCCATCCCGGCGCGCTGAAATACTTCAAGGAAAAGGGCATCGGCGGCTAG
- a CDS encoding PaaI family thioesterase gives MTAKAADKLKSDGWKIVETSGFLHLIGPLWQRVVDGTYEYALLTEDKHHNRRGLVQGGVIMTFADRTCGMTARFVSGKPTLATVQLDTHFVEAGKIGELLVSKPHVVRSTRSLIFITTEVTVDKRCIAMASGVFKILKSEG, from the coding sequence ATGACAGCCAAGGCCGCGGACAAGCTCAAATCCGACGGCTGGAAGATCGTCGAGACGTCAGGCTTTCTGCACCTGATCGGCCCCCTCTGGCAGCGCGTCGTCGATGGCACGTACGAATATGCGCTCCTGACCGAGGACAAGCACCACAACCGCCGCGGCCTGGTGCAGGGCGGCGTCATCATGACTTTTGCGGATCGGACCTGTGGCATGACCGCCCGCTTCGTCTCGGGCAAGCCGACGCTGGCGACGGTGCAACTCGATACCCACTTCGTCGAGGCCGGCAAGATCGGCGAGCTTCTGGTGTCGAAGCCGCATGTGGTACGCTCCACCCGCAGCCTGATTTTCATCACGACGGAAGTGACCGTCGACAAGCGCTGTATCGCGATGGCGAGCGGCGTGTTCAAGATATTGAAGAGCGAGGGGTGA
- a CDS encoding CoA pyrophosphatase, translated as MARSFDDTTRRNIAELCAAFTRAPSVEAPSGLKRAAVAIALTGAETGGGTAFLLTRRAATLRSHAAQWALPGGRCDHGETQAQAALRELHEELGVALSEADVLGLLDDYPTRSGYLITPVVVWVGAVADIVPNPAEVASVHRVALDDIERADVFSFTTIPESTRRVIRFRHAGQHIHAPTAALIYQFAEVLAGRDTRVAELEQPVFAWR; from the coding sequence ATGGCCCGGTCATTTGACGATACCACACGGCGGAATATCGCAGAGCTCTGCGCGGCGTTCACGAGGGCGCCATCCGTTGAGGCGCCATCCGGGCTGAAGCGAGCGGCGGTCGCCATTGCGCTCACCGGGGCGGAGACGGGCGGCGGCACGGCGTTTCTGCTGACGCGCCGCGCGGCGACCTTGCGCTCCCACGCCGCCCAATGGGCGCTGCCGGGCGGGCGCTGCGACCACGGCGAGACGCAGGCGCAGGCGGCGCTTCGCGAGCTGCACGAAGAGCTCGGCGTCGCCTTGAGCGAAGCGGACGTGCTGGGCCTGCTCGACGATTATCCGACGCGCTCGGGCTATCTGATCACGCCTGTGGTGGTCTGGGTCGGTGCCGTCGCCGATATTGTCCCCAATCCGGCTGAGGTCGCCTCCGTGCATCGCGTCGCACTGGATGACATCGAGCGAGCCGACGTCTTCAGCTTCACCACGATTCCTGAGAGCACGCGGCGCGTGATCCGCTTCCGCCATGCCGGCCAGCACATCCACGCACCGACGGCAGCGCTGATCTATCAATTCGCCGAAGTGCTGGCGGGGCGGGATACGCGCGTGGCGGAGCTGGAACAGCCGGTATTTGCCTGGCGGTAG
- a CDS encoding EAL domain-containing response regulator — protein MEQIDFSEYSRAAHFGHRKLTPRACVVDSKKHLRLFLSDALEDLGFITCECGQAGDLAGLLQSEQPDLIVLSVCVDGLNVGEILEAIVRKNFGGKVLVIGQPDSIMVKAVRQIGEEYGIAMLPSLPTPFGTASLRATVAELLPAEPAPSPAVDVAEALKAGWLELWYQQKINARTLMPNGAEALVRMRHPAWGVVPPAYFIPDDKDPHFRALSEFVVGRAIEDWRYLLESQGPVDLSVNLPVTFFGNAEAVRDLCRAMPVHPAFRGLVIEIESSEVIDHPELAVDAARRLRLHNIAIAIDNVGAEWPSLMELGHFPFAELKVDPKYINGCADNRLKQTVCRRIIELARDNEARAVALGIETRADYLAAHDMGFDLVQGQLFGKPAAVRKFARSRPQLAVAGTS, from the coding sequence ATGGAGCAAATCGACTTCAGCGAGTACTCGCGCGCGGCGCATTTCGGGCATCGAAAGCTGACACCCAGGGCCTGTGTCGTCGACAGCAAGAAGCACCTTCGGCTGTTTCTTTCTGACGCACTCGAGGATCTCGGCTTCATCACCTGCGAATGCGGCCAGGCCGGCGATCTGGCCGGGCTGCTGCAGTCCGAGCAGCCGGATCTGATCGTGCTCAGCGTGTGCGTCGACGGGCTCAATGTCGGCGAAATTCTCGAAGCCATCGTCCGCAAGAATTTCGGCGGCAAGGTTCTCGTGATCGGTCAGCCGGATTCGATCATGGTCAAGGCGGTCAGGCAAATTGGCGAGGAGTACGGAATTGCCATGCTGCCTTCGCTTCCGACGCCGTTCGGCACGGCGAGCCTGCGCGCCACCGTCGCAGAGCTGTTGCCGGCCGAACCGGCGCCAAGCCCGGCGGTCGATGTCGCCGAAGCCCTGAAGGCCGGCTGGCTCGAATTGTGGTATCAGCAGAAGATCAATGCGCGCACGCTGATGCCGAACGGCGCCGAGGCGCTGGTGCGGATGCGGCACCCGGCATGGGGCGTGGTCCCGCCGGCCTACTTCATCCCCGACGACAAGGATCCGCATTTTCGCGCGCTCTCCGAGTTTGTGGTTGGGCGCGCGATCGAGGACTGGCGCTATCTCCTCGAGAGCCAGGGTCCGGTCGATCTCTCGGTCAATCTTCCTGTGACATTCTTCGGCAATGCCGAAGCGGTGCGCGACCTCTGCCGCGCCATGCCTGTCCACCCCGCCTTCAGGGGGCTCGTGATCGAGATCGAAAGCAGCGAAGTCATCGATCATCCGGAGCTTGCAGTCGACGCCGCGCGGCGCCTGCGCCTGCACAATATCGCGATCGCCATCGACAATGTCGGCGCGGAGTGGCCGTCGCTGATGGAGCTCGGCCATTTTCCGTTCGCCGAGCTGAAGGTCGACCCGAAATACATCAATGGCTGCGCGGACAACCGGCTGAAGCAGACGGTATGCCGGCGCATCATCGAGCTGGCCCGCGACAACGAAGCTCGCGCTGTCGCCCTGGGTATCGAGACCCGCGCCGATTACCTCGCCGCGCACGATATGGGCTTTGACCTGGTCCAGGGTCAGTTGTTCGGCAAACCGGCGGCGGTGCGGAAATTCGCCCGCTCCCGCCCGCAGCTCGCAGTCGCCGGCACCTCCTGA